TAGGGGCAGCCGTCTCTGACTGCCCCGTCTTATCATCCATTCCGTCCAGCGCTGTGTAGGCGCGTTGAGTGCCGCCAAGTTGTGTTATCTGTATGTTATCCTTCGGCCTCAGTGTCCACGTCCATCCAGCCATCTAGCTGGCCGTACAACAATAATGGTGCCGAAGGCGGGATTTGAACCCGCACGTCCTTGCGGACACTAGACCCTGAATCTAGCGCGTCTGCCATTTCCACCACTTCGGCACTCTTTCCAACCGTATTCTCTTGTTTCGACGGTCGGGGCGCATTCCCTCCCGCTCCGTATCACGAGTATATCACGCCTCTTCGCCCGGCGCAATACCCGGGTTATGCTGTGTATTCAACGCTGCATCCCAGCTCATAGCACCTTTACTCTCCCCCAAGCGCACATCGGTCGGTTCGGCCAGGCACCATCCGTCCCGAACCCGAAGTCAAGCAGGAGTTGGCCGTGTCCCCACCGAAGCATGCAGCAAAACATCGCGATACGTTGGACGCGCGGGCCACGGTATGGGCCACGGTATGGATACGGCCGATATCAAGCGATCATCTCCATACGGTCGGTCCAACCCCACGGGCGAGCATGCTAATCTCCTGCCAGCTTGCCCACCCGGGATTCGCGCCCAGATACTCGCCTGGAGGATCAGAAGTATGTCCGTAAACCCAATGATCAACAGTGTCGCCATTGGGACTCTCGGAGGCTTAGTCGCGTACAAACTCAGAATCCCCGCGGGCGCGCTCGTAGGTTCCATGGCGGCCGTAGTCATCGCAAAACTCAGCGGCGGCCATCTCGCGGCGCTTCCTTCAGAGGCCAAAATCGCAACTCAGATAGTGGTAGGAGTCATCATCGGGGTCAGCATCAAGGAGCTAACCTGGGCAAGCATCAAGTCTTTGGCTATCCCTGCGGTTGTGATATGCGTCTGCCTAATGCTCGCGGGTGTCGTCTCCGGCCTGATCCTCACTCACCTCCTTCACATAGACCCGGTTACCGCCTTTTTCAGCTCGATGCCAGGGGGCATGAACGAGATGGCTCTTGCGGCCTCAGACTACGGCGCCCACGGCCCGTCAGTAGTGATCCTGCATTTCGTGAGGCTGGTGGTGGTCCTGTGTACAAGCGTCCCGCTGATCAAGTGGCTCTCTCGCTGAGGGGCTTCCGGCGCTGCAGGACGCCGATGATACGCCCCCACCCCCAGAAGAAGAACGCGAAAACCGCTGCCACCACTGCAGTTGCCGCGGCGGTGGCCACGAACGGGGCCGAGGGTCCGTAGATCTCCCCGAGGATTCCTCCGGCAGCGCCGATCACCAGAAATCCGAGCCCGCAGAAGGTTTCGCACAGGCCCATTGCCCACCCACGATACTCGTTCGGCACGCAGTCCGACCCCAGGGACAGGCTTGCCGGAGCCAGCGCCCCTGTGCACAGGCCCATCATCGACACTCCCGCGAACATGACCGGTTCGCTCTGCCCGTAGGCCAGGACGGCTGTGCCGGCGGCGCCCACAAGAAGGGCCGGCACAATCACTGCTCCCCTGCCGGCGCGCTCCGATACGGCGCCCGCAGCGAGGGATATTGCGACTCTGCCGACCCAGAACATCCCGACCAGCAGGCCTACAAGTTCGACGCGCAAGCCCCTAACATCCGCGAGCAGAGGCACAAACGTCCACATCAAGCCCACTATGAGGCAGTAGGAGAGGCAGGAGACAGCCGCAAGGGCAAGCTTCAACCGTGCGCCCGGATAGACCCTGGGCCCGCGCGCCTCCGAGCGGATCTCGCAACCCTCGTAGCCTGGTGCCCCACTGTCAGCAGGCCCTTTCGTGTGCCTGTCCGAACACCCTTCCGCGCGCCCTGCCGCTTGGATAGCCCTGTACCCTACACCCTGACCCCCGCGCCTGAGGCTCCCGAGCCTTTGCCTCCAGGTGCGCGGGACCCACCAGCCGCTGGCGACACCGACCATGGCGACAAGCCCTGCGCTGAGGCTCGCGTGGAATGCCGCCTGGTATCCGAATGCCCCGGCTAGCCACCCTCCGGCTGAGGATCCGAGGAACACTGCTATAGGAAACACAGTATAGATGATCCCCATCGAATGCCCCGCAGTCTCCTTGCCTGTGGTGGACGCCGTCTCCATAGCCGGCCAGAACGCCGCCAGGCACAACGAATCCAAGGTTTTCCCCAGGGCGAGCATGGCAACCGTCCGAGCTATGGGGTAGATAACGGCGGACAGTGAGACGGAGATGGCAGAGAAAAGGAATATGAGTTCGGGGCCAACTATGTCCGCGAGCCGGCCAAATGGGAAGGCTAGGAGGGCATGGAGGACAGAGGCAGATGCCGCGATCGCCCCCACCTGGCTGTAAGAGGCTCCTCTGAACTGGGCGTACAGCGGAAAGACCGGACCGCTCAGGCCCCCTGCGATCGACACAAAGAACGTGACCGCCGCGAGTCCGACGATCCGTTTTGTGATCATCCCCTGCGTGCTACTTGTCGCCAAATCTGACTTCAAGCCCGATCTCATCCTCCGGTGGGATCCCGTCGATTCCGATGAGCGGGATCTGATGGAGTTGGACCAGGTCCGACGCGCCCCGTCCCCCTGCCCAACTTATACCCATATTACCACCGTCTGACCCCGGCGGAAAACAGGTTGTTTGTAGAAACCCGGAGCCTTGGGCATCCCGGAGTGGATCCCCATGGCAAGCTGCGTGTTCTTCCGATGATCCCCCGTGGTTGGCTGGCAGGCCGTCGGGGGAATCCCCACGGCTCCAGAAGGGAAGCATAGACTATCATGCTGATGCGGGACACGGGGAGGGTGCGCATGGGAGACGCAGGTGGCGAGGTTGAGACCCGTCTGGAGGACTTGCCCGACCGGCTCAAGGTGGGAGACGTCGCACATTTTCTGGGAGTGAGGCCGTCCACGGTGCGCAAGTGGGTGCGTTCAGGACGGTTGCCAGCTGTGGTGGAAGGCCGAACGGTCCGGGTCTTCAAGCCGGTTTTCGAGGAGTTTCTCAGGAGAGGCACAACACAGTTCGCCCGTGACTTGCCAGAATTCCTCACCGCTGCTGAGGTTGCGGACATACTCAGAGTCCACCGGTCTACGATATACTACCTCATCCGACGCGGGGACATGGCCGCCGTGTGGGTCGGTCGCTCGCCCCGTGTCCCCAGTTCGGAGCTGCGGAGGTTCATAGAGCAAGGCGGCACCCGCGCATCTTCGGACCACCAGGATAACCAGTCACTGGGCCAGGGTTCCGAGGGCCGGCGGGTGTACCGTGTGCAGAGGCGCCTCCCAGATCAAGAGTACCACTGAGCCGGGGCCTTCCCGAATCGGCGCCCGTGCTTTGCCTGGGCCGCAAGGGTGGAATCCTCGCGAGGTCAGCCGGCACTCTGCCCCCGTCGCGCCCCCGCGACGTTTCGTCGCCATTCTTTCTGCGCACCTTGTCCTCGGTGCGCACGTCTCCCATCCTTCTCCGTGTGCTCACCCACACCCGTGAGCAGAACCGTCACCTTGTCCGGCCTCACTCGCACGATCCCATTTTCAACCTCCACGGTCTCCACTCCGCCGCCCGCCCTGACTCTGAGCGTCCCAGGGCCGAGACGCCCGGCAAGCCGTGCATGTCCCGGCAGGATTCCGACGTACCCGTCGGCCGTCGGGAGCACCGCTGATTCAGCCTGTCCGCGGAATACAATCCCCTCCGGCGACAGTATCTCGACTTCCATCACGCATCATGCACCTCCGACGCCGCCGTGCCCGGACGGGGCTGTGACGTCGCGGCCACCACTGCCCACGTCCCCGGCGGGTGCTCGGGCTCTGTCAATTGCCTCGTCAATAGTGCCAGCCATGTAGAAAGCATCCTCCGGGATGTCGTCCAGCTCGCCGTCGAGGATCAGCCTGAACCCACGCACGGTCTCCCGCACGGGCACGGACCTCCCGGCCAGTCCGGTGAACTGCTGGGATACGAAGAAGGGCTGGGAGAGGAACTTCTGGATCCGTCTCGCCCGCGCGACCTGCGCCCGATCCTCTGGCGACAGCTCATCCACTCCAAGTATCGCGATAATGTCCTGTAGCTCGCGGAATCTCTGAAGGGTCGCCTGCACCCGCCGGGCTACCTCGTAGTGTTCCTCCCCCACCACCGTAGGGTCGAGAAATCGGGACCGCGACGCGAGAGGGTCCACCGCGGGGTAGATCCCCACCTCCGCGATTCGCCTCTCCAGGTTCGTGGTAGCGTCTAGGTGCGCGAAGGTCGTCGCGGGGGCAGGGTCGGTGTAGTCGTCGGCCGGGATGAAGACCGCCTGGATAGAGGTTACCGACGCCCGGCCTGTCGAGACTATCCTCTCCTGCAAGGCCCCGAGTTCGATGGCGAGAGTCGGCTGGTAGCCCACAGCGGACGGAATCCGGCCCAGAAGCGCCGAGACCTCCGCGCCGGCCTGGATGAACCGAAAGATATTGTCGATGAAGAGCAGGACGTCCTGCTCCTCCCGGTCGCGGAAGTACTCCGCCATGGTGATCCCCGCAAGTGCCGCGCGGAACCTTGCCCCAGGCGGCTCGTTCATCTGTCCGAAGACCAGGATTGCATGGTTCAGTACCCCGGTCCGCTTCATCTGGAGCCAAAGCTCGTTCCCTTCACGAGTTCTCTCCCCGATGCCGATGAACACGGACCTCCCTCCATAGCTCTCTGCCACGTGCCTCATAAGCTCCATGACAAGCACAGTCTTCCCGACTCCGGCCCCTCCGAACAGTCCGATCTTCCCGCCTTTCGGGTAAGGGGCCAGAAGGTCTATGGCCTTGATCCCCGTCTCCAGGATCGCCCTCGGGGGCTCCTGTTCCTCGAACGGAGGCGGGGGTTTGTGGATGGGCTGCCGGTCTTCTGTCTTGACCTGTTCTCCCCCGTCGACTGTCTCCCCAAGGACGTTGAAGACGCGCCCCAGGATCTCGGGTCCGACGGGGACCGTGAGTGGCCCACCCGTGTTGATGGCCCTCATCCCTCGGCGCATCCCCTCCGTAGGCAGCAGGGCGATGCACCTCACTCTCCTGCCACCCAGGTGCTCGTGAACCTCGACGAGGACTTCACGCGGGGAGATGGGGTGGTGCTCGTCCATGCCCAAGCCGGAAAGGAACAGAATCTCCTCTTCTTCGTCGGGCACGAGCCGGAGCGCGGTGTGGATGGGGGGCACTTCGCCTTCGTCGAATTCCACCTCGATTACGGGCCCGGCTACCCTCACAACGTGCCCATCTGACTCATGTGCCTCGGCCACGGCCATCCCTCCCGTCGATTCCCGCCCCGCCCCCAAACGNNNNNNNNNNCGCGCCCGTGCCAGCTCTTGTAACGATCTCCGCGCTCTCGACGATTTCGATGAGCTCTCTGGTGATGGCGGACTGCCGAAGCAGTCGGCGTCTGGCCTCCAGCTCCTCGAGCATCTCTCCTGCCCCTTCCGCCGCAGTCCCCATCGTTCGCATCCTGGCGGCACTCTCAGAGACCCTGCTCTCGAGAAGCGCGAGGTGGACCGCAGCGAGCACGCAGGCGTACTCGGACTCGAGCAGCACCTCACCAGGGTCCCCGGCGAAGATCCACTCCTCCTGTCCCCCGCTGCCGCGGCCCGGGGCGGGAAGCACTTCCTCTACCTCCGCTCTCTGCTCCAGGATGTTCTCGAACCGGGTCTGCACCACGGTAACCCCGGCGAGGCCTCGGCTTTCCCTCAACTTCCATATAGCGCCCGCTACCGCCCTGGCTGCGCGGGCCGCATCTCTTCCGTCCGGGGCTGGCATCCCGACGAGCAATTCCCGGCCGCCTTCCTCAAAATGGCGAAGGACGATGTTCCCGGCCACTGCCACTGCGACGTTATGGTTGCGCCCGGCCAGGACAGAAATGGTCCTGTCCGCTTCCGCCAGGAGCTCCGCGCCGAGTGTCCCTGCAAGCCCCCTGTTCGGCCCAGCCACCACCACCGCCCAGATCCCACCCGGGTGCTCGCCCGCACCCCTGCCTGGGGGCACGCCACCCAGCCGCGTGCCGTCCAGCTCCATGCCTCCCGCCCGGACATCCTCGTGCCACGCCACCTCCGCGAGGATATCCCTGGCGGCTCTGGCGAACTCCCTGGCTGGCTCCAAAAGACCTTGGGTGCGCGCGAACGCAGCTGCCTCCGCGCGCTCGAGAGCCCGAGCAAGGTACTGGATACTCTCGACCGCCCTGGTACGCCTGGTGAGCTCAGCGGCCTCTGTCATGCCGCCTCGCCCCCTCCGCGGACTGCAGATCCCAGCCCCGTGTCGCTGTCCCGCCCGGTGTGCCCCGATCGCGCGCTTCCCCGGCGCCGCCCCGGCCTTCCTCCCCGCGAACTGCCTCTCCGCCCGATCTCCGAAACTCCCGCGCGGCCTCCTCCAGATCACGGAGAGACTCGGCGAGCTTGGCCCCCTCTCGTATCCTCCGGGCCACGGCCGGGCGGGTTCTCTTCACTATCTCCACGAACCTCCGGGCGGATTCACGTACTGACTCGACCGGAACGTGATCCAAGAGACCGTTTACGCCCGCCCAGATCATGATCACCTGGTCCTCAGTGGGGACGTGCTCGAGCGGCCTCTGTTTGAGCAGTTCCACGAGGCGAGCCCCTCGTGTGAGTGTCCGGCGGGTCTCCACGTCCAATTCAGTGCCAACCTGCGTGAAGGTGAGCAGTTCACGGTAGCGGGCGAGGTCCAGCCTGAGCCGGCCTGCCACGTCCTTCATGGCTTGCACCTGGGCGTCTCCTCCTACCCTTGACACTGAAAGCCCGGGGTTGACGGCGGGTCGCACGCCTTCTAAGAAGAGGTCCGGGTCAAGAAAGATCTGCCCATCGGTGATTGAGATGATGTTGGTTGGGATGTAACCGGAGACGTCTCCTCCGAGTGTCTCCACGATGGGAAGGGCCGTGACTGAACCCCCGCCCAGGTTCTCCGAGTGCTTCACGGCGCGTTCGAGGAGCCTGGCGTGGAGGTAGAAGATGTC
Above is a window of Bacillota bacterium DNA encoding:
- a CDS encoding AbrB family transcriptional regulator, whose product is MSVNPMINSVAIGTLGGLVAYKLRIPAGALVGSMAAVVIAKLSGGHLAALPSEAKIATQIVVGVIIGVSIKELTWASIKSLAIPAVVICVCLMLAGVVSGLILTHLLHIDPVTAFFSSMPGGMNEMALAASDYGAHGPSVVILHFVRLVVVLCTSVPLIKWLSR
- a CDS encoding MFS transporter, giving the protein MKSDLATSSTQGMITKRIVGLAAVTFFVSIAGGLSGPVFPLYAQFRGASYSQVGAIAASASVLHALLAFPFGRLADIVGPELIFLFSAISVSLSAVIYPIARTVAMLALGKTLDSLCLAAFWPAMETASTTGKETAGHSMGIIYTVFPIAVFLGSSAGGWLAGAFGYQAAFHASLSAGLVAMVGVASGWWVPRTWRQRLGSLRRGGQGVGYRAIQAAGRAEGCSDRHTKGPADSGAPGYEGCEIRSEARGPRVYPGARLKLALAAVSCLSYCLIVGLMWTFVPLLADVRGLRVELVGLLVGMFWVGRVAISLAAGAVSERAGRGAVIVPALLVGAAGTAVLAYGQSEPVMFAGVSMMGLCTGALAPASLSLGSDCVPNEYRGWAMGLCETFCGLGFLVIGAAGGILGEIYGPSAPFVATAAATAVVAAVFAFFFWGWGRIIGVLQRRKPLSERAT
- a CDS encoding helix-turn-helix domain-containing protein, which encodes MGDAGGEVETRLEDLPDRLKVGDVAHFLGVRPSTVRKWVRSGRLPAVVEGRTVRVFKPVFEEFLRRGTTQFARDLPEFLTAAEVADILRVHRSTIYYLIRRGDMAAVWVGRSPRVPSSELRRFIEQGGTRASSDHQDNQSLGQGSEGRRVYRVQRRLPDQEYH
- the atpC gene encoding ATP synthase F1 subunit epsilon; the protein is MEVEILSPEGIVFRGQAESAVLPTADGYVGILPGHARLAGRLGPGTLRVRAGGGVETVEVENGIVRVRPDKVTVLLTGVGEHTEKDGRRAHRGQGAQKEWRRNVAGARRGQSAG
- the atpD gene encoding F0F1 ATP synthase subunit beta: MAVAEAHESDGHVVRVAGPVIEVEFDEGEVPPIHTALRLVPDEEEEILFLSGLGMDEHHPISPREVLVEVHEHLGGRRVRCIALLPTEGMRRGMRAINTGGPLTVPVGPEILGRVFNVLGETVDGGEQVKTEDRQPIHKPPPPFEEQEPPRAILETGIKAIDLLAPYPKGGKIGLFGGAGVGKTVLVMELMRHVAESYGGRSVFIGIGERTREGNELWLQMKRTGVLNHAILVFGQMNEPPGARFRAALAGITMAEYFRDREEQDVLLFIDNIFRFIQAGAEVSALLGRIPSAVGYQPTLAIELGALQERIVSTGRASVTSIQAVFIPADDYTDPAPATTFAHLDATTNLERRIAEVGIYPAVDPLASRSRFLDPTVVGEEHYEVARRVQATLQRFRELQDIIAILGVDELSPEDRAQVARARRIQKFLSQPFFVSQQFTGLAGRSVPVRETVRGFRLILDGELDDIPEDAFYMAGTIDEAIDRARAPAGDVGSGGRDVTAPSGHGGVGGA
- a CDS encoding F0F1 ATP synthase subunit gamma, which produces MTEAAELTRRTRAVESIQYLARALERAEAAAFARTQGLLEPAREFARAARDILAEVAWHEDVRAGGMELDGTRLGGVPPGRGAGEHPGGIWAVVVAGPNRGLAGTLGAELLAEADRTISVLAGRNHNVAVAVAGNIVLRHFEEGGRELLVGMPAPDGRDAARAARAVAGAIWKLRESRGLAGVTVVQTRFENILEQRAEVEEVLPAPGRGSGGQEEWIFAGDPGEVLLESEYACVLAAVHLALLESRVSESAARMRTMGTAAEGAGEMLEELEARRRLLRQSAITRELIEIVESAEIVTRAGTGA